The Hippopotamus amphibius kiboko isolate mHipAmp2 chromosome 13, mHipAmp2.hap2, whole genome shotgun sequence sequence CAGCCTCCTCCTTGCCTCCTCACGCTGGCGGGCAGCGCGGTCCACAGCATGTGCTCAGTGGCACCGGTGTGCGCATCCCAAGGCAGCGGGACATCCCTCCCGGCATTCACGTGAATCAGGAAACTACGCTCAGACGGGAGTTATTAAGGGATGGATTCTTACAGTGTTTGCACGGcacttttatgtttattattaaaaCTAGACTGAATAACTACAAATCAAGAAGTTTTCACTTGTCCGGGAACCCCTGTTCAAAGACCCAGACAACACACAAAAAGCCCGTATGTACTTGTGGCTCAAagagaagaactgaaagcagctGCTACCTAAATTCGTGCACAATTATTTTCCCCATACCTTTGGCACTAAGTATTAATTCACACAGATAGTGGAGGGAAACTTCTATCACATGAAACCTCTTGGTATTTTCTGGAAAAGGTCTAGTCTGGCATTTAAGTTCAGttttgaagatgaggaagggaaaacaaaacaaaaaagagcctCACATTTTAAAGCAGGGCTCTGGGGGGGACACTGCTGCAATTCCTGCCTGTACGCAAGGACAGGAGGTATTCTGCTGAATGAAATAACAAGATGAGAGAGGAGCTggagagcagagaaaggaagCTGGAGGAACCGGCCACAGGAAGGAAGGCCAGGAGGAAACAGCAGCGGGGAGAGAAGTGGGGAAAAGACAAGACACAGCCCAAGAGAGTCACGGTCAGTAATGAATCCGATGCCCAGAAAGCCCCTTCTCTACAACGGGGTCACATTCAAGTTTCTTTCCAATCTGTTAACTTAAATGAGATTTTAGTCTTCTGCTCTGCCCACAGTAAGTGCTGTTTTCCTGCCTCCTTGGAAAACAGGGAGGAGAAAGTATAGGAAGAGAattaacaagaaaattaaaattccaaaattctTTGATGGGAAAAATATTGACTTCTTCAAATTTAAATCATCCCTTTCTAGACCAGTTTCATTTTTGCCCAGCTTTCTTCAGAAAAACCTACTAAAGGACCGCTCTCCAGGAAACACGGCCCGCCGGCCTCGGGGAGGGGCTCTGCCATCACGCAGGACGGTGTCCGCAGCCCCGGCTGCCGAGACGCACTTAGCGTGGCCTCCTCACCCAGGAGCATCTTCCGAGGCATCGGACGGTCTGGCAGAAAGGAGCCTGTGTGACCTCCGTACGGCTATCGACTCATCCTTTTCTTAACAGGCCCCGTGAAGCCAGACATCCGCGTTCAGGCAAACCCACCAACCCGACCACACAGATCTCCGAGCTGATGAACCATCTCAAGGGAGAGGCCACGGGCCTCCCCACGGGGCCCCCAGGCCCTGTCCTACCTGATGGAGGAGGGAAGCGTTGGGCAGTGCCGGCGCCCCTGGGCCGGGGCCCGCGTGCTTCACGTGCACGTTGTTCAGGGCCGGCAGCTTGGCGAGCTTGGTGGGCTTGCTGCTGCTGTGGTTGAGGCTGCTCGAGCCGGGTGAgcacttccttttctttcccatgaGCTTGTCCAGAGGAGCGTGCGGGTGTGGGTGGGCGCCGTGGGGGCTGACGGGCAGCTCGCCGGCCTGGTGCACGAAGGGGCCGAGGGAGAGCGTGGAGTCGCCACTGTTCACCATCACGCTCATCCTCCTGATGGGCTCGCCGGCGCCCCGCCCTGGCGGCGCGGGCCGCCCGCTCCCCGAGGTCGCTCTGCCGGCCACGCAGTTGAGGCCGACGTGCGGAGCGGCTGCCGCCGCGGGCGGGGGAGGCCCAGGGTGAGCCACGCAGTTCTTCCTAAAAGACTCCATGGAatgagaagaagaggaggaggacgaggacgaCGAGTGAACTAACAGTGGGGAACTGCTTTTGCGTTTCTTTCCTGAGCCAACGCCGCCGCCGGCGCCGCTACTGGCGTCGTGACAGTTAGTGCTGCTACCAGAAGACTCCTTGGGCCTTAAAGACTTGCTGGACTTCCACTTCTGAGGTTTCCTGGCCATGGGGGACGAGGGCACGGAGGACAGGCCGGAGGgcgtggagggggaggaggaggaggacacctGTCTGGGCTGCATACTGCACACGGGATCCacggccccggaggcggcgggctGTGCGTTTAGCGTGGTTCCATGAGCTGGTACCGACTTGCTGTTGGGGGAGACGCAGGATGAGAGTGGGACGGGGGAGGGGGACACGGTGGCTGCCGCCAGGTAGCTGACCCCACAGTGTGATGTCGGCACAGAGTTTGTCCGGTGAGGAACACGTGTGGAGACGGGCAACGCAGTACTGGGCACTGGCGGGATCTTCCTGCAAAACAGAAGAGCGCGTGAGCAACGCCCACCGCTGCCCTTTGTGGAAACTTCAGAAGGACAccccctgcacctctggcacttgAACACACCCCTTGGTCACAGGGATCGCACTGAGATGCTGGGCCACACGGAGGGTCACTTCTCCCCTTCAAATTCTTAATGCCTTCCTGTGCTCTGAGAATAATGGCCTGTGAGGCCGTGTGCCTCACCCACTGCTGCGGCCACAGGTTCatcccgcaccctcccatccaaGCACCCCGAGCTCCCTGACTCTGCCTGCTGATCTTCCTTCAGTTCCGAGAACAGGCCATAACGCGAGGCCCTGTGTGTCTTCTGCCTGTAGCACTCTCATCCCAACTGCTGCTCATCCTTCTGTTTCAGCCCACCATCAGTTTCTCAGGCAATCTGTCCTGACCGCCCTGACTTGCCTGGTTCCTGctctgccctccccgccccaccagACGTTGTTAGACTCTGACAGATCTGATGTGTGATTGGAGATCCCTGTCTAGATGGAGCGATCCTCGGCTGATTCGCTGCTGTCCATCCACACGGTGCCTGGAACACAGAAGGCACTCGAACGCGGAGAGAACTCACGAAGGAATGAGGTAAGAGGAAGGGCATAGCTAGTGAACAGCAACTGCTGGGTCCCCGCTACGGGCCTGAATGCCTGTACGAGAGAGGGACGCCCCCAAATCTCAGGGGCTCTCCGGTCACAGTGTGCTAGCAACGGACTCCGTTAATAACACCCAGCTAAGGTACGTATTCAAACAGCCAAACCAGGGGACCACCCCCCCTTTTATTTtagctctgatttttaaaatgtgacggCAGCAGAACTTCAAAAACCCCTTTGGCACAATTAACACGGAGGTGGCAAAACAGCAAGTGGCTTGACTGGAAGCCAAGAGCCAAGACTGCCCTGTCCCTGATGTCACAGCTCTGGGAGGCAGAGCCGTGCGTCACTCTGGCTGATCCAGGCAGAGCTGTGGGTCACTTGAAGGATGAGGGCCCTCCCTGTTCCTCATCCTTCAAGTGAGCACGCTGGTCTAGACTGCTGCCGAAGCACTTTCCACATGCTTTTTGAGAAGAACTATAGTTATTAAGGAAAGGAATGAATAATGcaagtgttcacagcagcctCAAAACCCCCACTCAAGAGCGTGGCTCTGGCCCTAAGTCAGTGCTTCCCAACTGAGGCTGCACGGCAGAATCACCTGTGGAGTTCGGGCCACACCAGAATCGCAGGGGTAGGGTCCAGGCATTGGTAACGGCTAAATCTCTCCAGGAGATTCCAACGTGAAGCCAAGGTTGAGAAGCTGGGCTCTATCCCCGTGCCACTCATGAAGGATCAGCACTGACATCACCTCTAGGCTTTACTAGAAATCCTGAgtccctgggccccaccccagacctccttCATCAGAGTGTGTATCTCTACAAGATCCCCAGGGCACTGGCACCTGTGAGAAGCCCTGCTAGAAACGCAATACAGGGGCCTGCTCCTtgggtgcagtggcttctcatggccaccaggtggcttACGAAGACGGAGCCTAAAGGCCAGGCTGCTGGAACAAATATCCTGGGAAAAGGCTTCcacaggggcagggaggtggaCCTCGCCGGATGACACGACTGGTATCTCTGTAAAAAGCTCTTTTAAGCCTTTGCTTACCTTTTGCATAAAGAAGAGACAACAGAGAATAGGTAGTCATGGTCACCTATGTTTGTATAAATGAACCCAAAGAAATACGAGCAACTAATAAAACCGCTTCTGTCTGTGAGAAGTGGGTGGAAAACAGGAGTGTGGGGGCCAGAGGGACTAAAACTTTTCACTGCATGCCTCTTtacattcatttttccttttttagccaAGTGAATTTATTacaaagctaaaaaaattaaattaggaaaaaaaaacccccaaaactcaaACTAAAAAACCCTTTGATGACCATCCCCTCCTTAGGGGGgaagtacaagggtgagtcaaaatttaccCGCACTCCTGTTACATTAACATGCCTGTAACCTCTACAGCCGGCGTGCAGAGAATgtctgactcaccctcgtacaacaGTGGTCCCCAGTCACAGCATGCAAGCAGTGGGCAGGACTCACAGCAGCTCGCAAACAGCCTTTCACTGCTGTCCAGAGACTCCACACACTGAAAATGACTTACGTCACTGCCAGGCTCCAATCCTACCTCCACTGATGCCCCAGTTGACCACAGGAACGAAAGGGTACGGGGCTGAGGAGAGTGCCGCCGGGGCTCTCCCGGGAAGGGAGGACTTTCGGCTGAGCCAGTAGGATGGGACCAGGACCACTTCAAGAGTTTCCTTGAGTGCCTCAAGATGCCACCGGAAGACCAGCTCTCCTCTGGCTGAGAAGGGCTGAGCCACTCCCGGCACATCTCAGGGGCGGCCCCAGccagcccctccccgctcccGTGTCAGGAGCATTTATTTCCTCAAGCATCCGGCCTGGCACCCCTCTCCAAGCTcccacctgccccaggccccTGTGCCAGCTCATCACTGAGCAGCCTGTCTGTCTCTGCTGAAGTGACTTTTTCAAAATCAAAGGTCATGTTAACAGGAGGAATGGTTTCCTCCTCCCTGGGAGCAAGTGACTGATAAGGCAGCAAGCCTCTgacagaacagagagagagagacagtggagTCAACCTCAGCATTCTGCTTCTTCAGAGGTTCACAGCACAAAGAGGAAAGCCTCTCCACACAACCCACTAGGAACCGACACACTTTCAACCCAAACCACTGGTCATAAACCACGTATCAACATAATGGGGATAAAAATTCTGAGGACCCTTCTAAACCCTTCGGAGTACATTAAACCCACAGTTCTGCGAGCTCAACGAGCTCTCCAGGTCCCCACCAGGTAAGACGCTGCGATTTCATGCACCTTACAGTTTTCTGATATGAGGCCACCCCCCAAAGAATCCCAACCAACCACGGCGCCAAGTCTGTCTCTGGTTCTGAACACTCTCTTCACAAAGGTTCTTATCTAGTGAGAACCAGAGAGACACGTGACACAGAGACGCAGAGTAACGCTGCTGCGGGGCTGGTCTTCACGGTGGACAAATCCAAGTCCTACTGACGACCATGGAGATGGCTCTGTGGGTTGTGGACTATCTGAGGTCTCTGACAGCCTCCTCTGACTATATTAGGAAACCAAAGCAGAGAGGCAAACAGATATACTCGCAGAGTCCATTCAGGGAGgcgctagtaaatgaggcctgaaCGGAGGGTTTGGGATGACTAAGTATTCCTGGACAGCCCCCTTTAGCAAAGCTCAATGCTTCCCAAAGTAGGTTCCACAAAACACTAGTCCTCAAGATGCTCCCCTAAAAGAGGTTCCCAGGTCAACAAAGCTTGGGAGACAGTCCACATGATACCCTCTACTTTGAGAGTTACAATGGACAGTGCccattaaaggctctgagaagtcctgcagtaaCGGAAACTATTTCAGGAAAGGCTGAGCTAATAAACCTTTCAGACCACAGACGTCTTCTTCCACCTAGAATCACACTGGGGAAATGGCAGCATGCATCAGGCCACACAAAATGATCCTCTTACTTTCAACTGTAAACCAGAGCAAATGGCTCCTTTACCTAAAACCCTCAGCAGCTCTCCAGTGTCCTCAATCAATTTCAGTGTCATCTGACCTCTTGGATCTTCTCTTGTTCCAGGAGCTTTCTTGCTCCTTCTCAAGCCATGTTCTTTTCTGATTCAAGACCCTCACATGTACCATTCTCCTTGCCTGGAACCCACTCCTCCGCCCCCAGCCCCATGGCTGCTCTTTCTCCTCCATCCGTCTCAGTTCAAGGGCCCCTCCATGAATCCCTCTGGCCTGTTATTTCCCATCTCAGCTCTTAGTTGGCTCCAAATATCCCGGCTCTGCCTCTAACGTTCTGTGTGACCTTGCTtctcagtttcattatctgtaaagTAGGAATAATCAAGCCCACCTGACACAGTGAGGTGTGAAAATTATATCTGCTAAGGTGCCTGGCCTACAGCTGTCTGAGAAAGTGCTACAGATTATTAGCATTTCTGTTATCTCCCGTATGACTAGCTACGATCTCTATTTTCTGCTGACTGGCTTTCGTGTTTCTTCCCAACCTAGAACGTGAGCTCCATCCATGTGGGAGTCCCTCGGCCCAAAACCCCAGCACCAAGGACGAGACACATTTGCTGCAAGAGTGAGTGGATGAATGATGAGGGCCCTTCCTCCAGGACTGGTCAGAAGCCGCGTGTTCATTTCAAAGACGATTACCTTGGTTAAATCTTTCCCATAAGAAATAAAGGGGATGCAGCCCTGatgcccccgccgcccccagaGGCGCTGGGACGGGCACTCACCTCCACAGCTGCGCGTTCAGATGCTTCTCCACCATGAGGTTGAGGGCGCAGCGAAGCCGGTTCCACCTGGAGTCAAACACGTAATAGCCTCTTCCAATCTGCCGGCTCCCGAATGTGCAAAACTGCAAGAGAGAGAGCACACAGTCGGGCTCGCGAACTGAGGGCACGCGGCCCGGGAAGGAGAGGCCAGGACAGACGGCGCCTACTGAGGGATGTGGGCCGTGACGCAGGAGCGTGACAATGCCTGGCCCTGCGTGTCCTGGAAGAGAACGGGAGGAGCAGGAGACGCGCTGACCGAGTACCTGCCGCCTCGGGTGCCCCGCTCGGAGCTGCGCTGGCGCCTTGACCGCCCCTGCACGACCGGAGGGCATGCGCGGTCCCCAGTGCGCTGCCCTGCAGCGCCCTGTCCCTGCTGCGTGGGGAGGGTCGGCGCGGGGGCGCACGTGGAACTTACAGATGCTGGCTGAGGATGACGACCTGAATAATGACAGTCCAGTTTTTCAGCAGGCTCTGCGCTGTCATCGCCTTCTCCCTCCTCGCTGGATAACCGAGACGCTGGCTCagtggcaggcaggggagggtgtggagatTCACGGACGGGAGGAGGGTCAGTGGGGGCACTCCCACTGTGCTGAACGGGGCCGCCTGGAGGCCTGGGTGAGGACAAAGCGCAGCACCGATCAGATCACATCACACGGCCGGCCGGGAATCAGCCGCCTTCACTCAGAGACAACAACGTATCCAAAACCACCAGGGGAGCTCTGGGCTCCACCACTAGTGCTGGGGGGACAGATGCTGAACCGGGGGGCCTGGGAGCGAAGGGTCCTCTCTCCTGAACCGCACGATGTCAAGTGGAGCTGTCTGCCAGGTCTAACCAAAGTAACAAAACCACTTCTCTTTTCCACAGCCACCTGGTCCGCCTCCTATTCTCCCCAAAGAAGGCgaaatatatgtggaatttaagaGGATTCTTTCTTTGATTCCTCTTCAGATTTTACCTGGAACTGGGTTACTAAGGCAATGAATGAGATAATTGGTAACGTGCTCTGGAATAACCGAAGAGGGAGGaggtgaaaaaagaaggaagcttTACCATCCTACGTGGGTAACCTAGAGTGTGTAACTCAAGGACAGCAGTGTGCTTTTCCGACACACATAAAGGCCTGGTGTTTCTAGATTTAAGCCTGTTTTTTTTACAGATGGAAAGACTTCAATAAAAGTGGCCAACGAAAGGACTTGCTAAGGAATCGACGGCCTGGGCCTGGCCACATTCTGGGGCACCTCCTCTGATCACTCCTCCACCACGTCGTTTGGAAACCAGGGGCCTCATGTGGGGACAGGCTCAGGCCCACACTCAGGTTCCCATGAGGGGGGCCTTTCCACCCCTCGTGTGACCATGTCAAGAACCAGACACGTGAGGGCAAAAGGTTAATTAAGCAACAGAAGCCAAGGGTGGGCAGGCTCCTAAGCAGACGCCCTCGGCCCAGGCTCGGGACCCTTGTTCTCTgtgcctttcttttcctcttctctctggaaAGTGGGTACAAAAGTCCTTTACGTCAACTTGGTTAAatatacaagcacacacacacacatatattcagcCCACCATCACTGCCTCCAAGGCACGTGTCTAACTTCTGACCCGCTGCTCACTACACAGCTCAAATGCCTAATACATGCTCAGGCCAGAGtcccaaatgaatgaatgaaaaaacatGTTGTAAATGGATGCTGTAAAAACTCAGGCTGAATGCCTGTCCCCAGCAAGAGTCCCAATTGCTATATTTTGCAAGAAGCAAGACAAATGAATGGGATATTGCTGCCAAAGCCACGTGAAATGGTCTCATCACTAACCTGCAGGCAGGACCTGGGCTTCAGCCCTGCTCAACGAGGTCAGGAGACACCGAACAACGAGCAGGGGTGGAGCAGATAATTCTTGCTTTACTCTGCTGCTTGCATTTGGCCACAAACAGCCCTGGTTAAAAGTCActgatgaactttttttttttcttaaagtaaaacccaattagaaaaatatttcctcttctcATAGTGAGCCTGATGTCCGTCCTTGACATCATGATACACCGGGGCTCTAGAGTCTGCATGTCTATTCtctgaaggagggagagagagctggaGGATGCAGCTTACCTTGGAAGACTGGGGGTGTGAGGTTTAGGTTTACTAGCTATGAAAGGCTTTGATTCGGAAGGAATCACTCCGTGAGAGTTTTGGTGTGGCTCCTGTGAAGTTCTAGGAGGGGTGGGATGCGGGTCCCTGAGAGGCTGCGTTGGTTGCTGAGAGTCCGGATGGCGAATCGATTCCTTttccctggttttgtttttgtgctcGGCTAACAACACATCGAATCGTTTTCTTCTACCCTGGACAGCCCTCCGCTGAGTTAAGGAATGTGTCTATAGACCGAAAACAACAACGAAAACAAACAACCAGAAATGGAGGAATCTCAGTGATAATTTTTTGTCATACATCAAAAAATACCAATGCCAATAAAAAAGCAGTCTGGACCTTTATCATAATCAAAGGCTGCTCAGTGTCTGATAAGCTAAAAATCTTAagagtatgattttttaaaaagatagttagAAGCAGATATCCCAGGCTCCAAATGTATAAGATTCTGGTGATGTTATTTCcgccagaagaaaaaagaaatgttaaccGTGTCATCTGGTATGTAACTGAGGGGCAAACAGAAGATACAAACAGGTGACAGACCCTCATGTTTTGTGTCACAGGAATAATTCACTGATTGGGACTGTCACCAACTAGAAAAGTCTTTGGGCCATTTAGAGTTTTGAATGTTAAAAGGGAAGAAACAGTTATTCCATAAAATATGTGTCAGAAAGTCTTCTTGCACTAATTGCCAGAgagtaaaaattaaacacaactgTTCCTTTATTCCAGTGACAATGTACAGAGAGACAGGAGCTCAGAGCGTCCTGGAGACAGGGCTGCTGCGGCCGAGGGGAATTCTCCCCGGGGGAATCAAAGAGTATGAGGCCCAAAGACGGGCTGTGAACAGGAAAGGATGCAAAGCAGAGTGAATGCCTATAAACAGACACGCACGATGGAAATCAAGGAAATGGGGGAGCATTTTTTGGGTCCGGAGACAATGTCTaatctcagaaattaaaaatggtCACATTCTTGAGAAATTTGAAATTACTCTTGAGAAGAAGAAAGGTCTAGTAAACCGGACCGCTCCATACTGCTTAGGGCCTCCGCCTGTAAAAAAATGCAAGGAGCCACTAACCACAGCGGCCCCAAATCACATCTCCCACATATGAGTGAGATTATCTCCGTAAATCCTTCCCTCTTCTATGTTGCAACAATACTACAAATGATACTTTTTGTGTGTTCCTTATACACATTATACAAATGTATTCCTCTACAGGCTTACCTGTTCACTACAATTTAAGAGATTTAAAGGGAGTTAGGCTTCTAATTCCCTCTTGCAATTCAATTAACATAACCTACGTCCTTACCACACATACTGCCAATTATGCCCAAAATCTAACCTGGCACAGATAGTTACAAAAAAGTGTTGAGcctctttttaagtttttacttggttttctttaatatgtaatatatccACAAGAAAGTAACCTACACGAAGACAAGGACCTTTGCTTTGTTCAGTGTTGTACCAACACCTAGTAGAGCAGCTGGCAAGCCAT is a genomic window containing:
- the ATXN7 gene encoding ataxin-7 isoform X1 — translated: MWSATVSSTSGAERMSERAADDVRGEPRRAAAAAAAGGAAAAAARQQQQQQPPQPQRQPPPRRLRPEDGGPGAASTSAAAAMATVGERRPLPSPEAMLGQSWNLWVEASKLPGKDGTELDESFKEFGKNREVMGLCREDMPIFGLCPAHDDFYLVVCNDCNQVVKPQAFQSHHERRHSSSSQPSLAVPPTSVFSFFPSLSKSKGGSGSGSSRSSSGGVLSSSSLSSKLSKSPKEKLQLRGNRPMHPIQQNRVPHARIMPPSVKVEKGHPKMDGTLLKSAVGPPCPAAVSSSVKPGLNCPSIPKPTLPSPGHILNGKGLPAPPTLEKKSEDNCNNRKFLNKRLSEREFDPDIHCGVIDLDTKKPCTRSLTCKTHSLTQRRAVQGRRKRFDVLLAEHKNKTREKESIRHPDSQQPTQPLRDPHPTPPRTSQEPHQNSHGVIPSESKPFIASKPKPHTPSLPRPPGGPVQHSGSAPTDPPPVRESPHPPLPATEPASRLSSEEGEGDDSAEPAEKLDCHYSGRHPQPASFCTFGSRQIGRGYYVFDSRWNRLRCALNLMVEKHLNAQLWRKIPPVPSTALPVSTRVPHRTNSVPTSHCGVSYLAAATVSPSPVPLSSCVSPNSKSVPAHGTTLNAQPAASGAVDPVCSMQPRQVSSSSSPSTPSGLSSVPSSPMARKPQKWKSSKSLRPKESSGSSTNCHDASSGAGGGVGSGKKRKSSSPLLVHSSSSSSSSSSHSMESFRKNCVAHPGPPPPAAAAAPHVGLNCVAGRATSGSGRPAPPGRGAGEPIRRMSVMVNSGDSTLSLGPFVHQAGELPVSPHGAHPHPHAPLDKLMGKKRKCSPGSSSLNHSSSKPTKLAKLPALNNVHVKHAGPGPGAPALPNASLLHQPKARP
- the ATXN7 gene encoding ataxin-7 isoform X4, with translation MEGNKKPLQSSPSSARGLKAPPERRHSSSSQPSLAVPPTSVFSFFPSLSKSKGGSGSGSSRSSSGGVLSSSSLSSKLSKSPKEKLQLRGNRPMHPIQQNRVPHARIMPPSVKVEKGHPKMDGTLLKSAVGPPCPAAVSSSVKPGLNCPSIPKPTLPSPGHILNGKGLPAPPTLEKKSEDNCNNRKFLNKRLSEREFDPDIHCGVIDLDTKKPCTRSLTCKTHSLTQRRAVQGRRKRFDVLLAEHKNKTREKESIRHPDSQQPTQPLRDPHPTPPRTSQEPHQNSHGVIPSESKPFIASKPKPHTPSLPRPPGGPVQHSGSAPTDPPPVRESPHPPLPATEPASRLSSEEGEGDDSAEPAEKLDCHYSGRHPQPASFCTFGSRQIGRGYYVFDSRWNRLRCALNLMVEKHLNAQLWRKIPPVPSTALPVSTRVPHRTNSVPTSHCGVSYLAAATVSPSPVPLSSCVSPNSKSVPAHGTTLNAQPAASGAVDPVCSMQPRQVSSSSSPSTPSGLSSVPSSPMARKPQKWKSSKSLRPKESSGSSTNCHDASSGAGGGVGSGKKRKSSSPLLVHSSSSSSSSSSHSMESFRKNCVAHPGPPPPAAAAAPHVGLNCVAGRATSGSGRPAPPGRGAGEPIRRMSVMVNSGDSTLSLGPFVHQAGELPVSPHGAHPHPHAPLDKLMGKKRKCSPGSSSLNHSSSKPTKLAKLPALNNVHVKHAGPGPGAPALPNASLLHQPKARP
- the ATXN7 gene encoding ataxin-7 isoform X3, which translates into the protein MPIFGLCPAHDDFYLVVCNDCNQVVKPQAFQSHHERRHSSSSQPSLAVPPTSVFSFFPSLSKSKGGSGSGSSRSSSGGVLSSSSLSSKLSKSPKEKLQLRGNRPMHPIQQNRVPHARIMPPSVKVEKGHPKMDGTLLKSAVGPPCPAAVSSSVKPGLNCPSIPKPTLPSPGHILNGKGLPAPPTLEKKSEDNCNNRKFLNKRLSEREFDPDIHCGVIDLDTKKPCTRSLTCKTHSLTQRRAVQGRRKRFDVLLAEHKNKTREKESIRHPDSQQPTQPLRDPHPTPPRTSQEPHQNSHGVIPSESKPFIASKPKPHTPSLPRPPGGPVQHSGSAPTDPPPVRESPHPPLPATEPASRLSSEEGEGDDSAEPAEKLDCHYSGRHPQPASFCTFGSRQIGRGYYVFDSRWNRLRCALNLMVEKHLNAQLWRKIPPVPSTALPVSTRVPHRTNSVPTSHCGVSYLAAATVSPSPVPLSSCVSPNSKSVPAHGTTLNAQPAASGAVDPVCSMQPRQVSSSSSPSTPSGLSSVPSSPMARKPQKWKSSKSLRPKESSGSSTNCHDASSGAGGGVGSGKKRKSSSPLLVHSSSSSSSSSSHSMESFRKNCVAHPGPPPPAAAAAPHVGLNCVAGRATSGSGRPAPPGRGAGEPIRRMSVMVNSGDSTLSLGPFVHQAGELPVSPHGAHPHPHAPLDKLMGKKRKCSPGSSSLNHSSSKPTKLAKLPALNNVHVKHAGPGPGAPALPNASLLHQPKARP
- the ATXN7 gene encoding ataxin-7 isoform X2; translated protein: MSERAADDVRGEPRRAAAAAAAGGAAAAAARQQQQQQPPQPQRQPPPRRLRPEDGGPGAASTSAAAAMATVGERRPLPSPEAMLGQSWNLWVEASKLPGKDGTELDESFKEFGKNREVMGLCREDMPIFGLCPAHDDFYLVVCNDCNQVVKPQAFQSHHERRHSSSSQPSLAVPPTSVFSFFPSLSKSKGGSGSGSSRSSSGGVLSSSSLSSKLSKSPKEKLQLRGNRPMHPIQQNRVPHARIMPPSVKVEKGHPKMDGTLLKSAVGPPCPAAVSSSVKPGLNCPSIPKPTLPSPGHILNGKGLPAPPTLEKKSEDNCNNRKFLNKRLSEREFDPDIHCGVIDLDTKKPCTRSLTCKTHSLTQRRAVQGRRKRFDVLLAEHKNKTREKESIRHPDSQQPTQPLRDPHPTPPRTSQEPHQNSHGVIPSESKPFIASKPKPHTPSLPRPPGGPVQHSGSAPTDPPPVRESPHPPLPATEPASRLSSEEGEGDDSAEPAEKLDCHYSGRHPQPASFCTFGSRQIGRGYYVFDSRWNRLRCALNLMVEKHLNAQLWRKIPPVPSTALPVSTRVPHRTNSVPTSHCGVSYLAAATVSPSPVPLSSCVSPNSKSVPAHGTTLNAQPAASGAVDPVCSMQPRQVSSSSSPSTPSGLSSVPSSPMARKPQKWKSSKSLRPKESSGSSTNCHDASSGAGGGVGSGKKRKSSSPLLVHSSSSSSSSSSHSMESFRKNCVAHPGPPPPAAAAAPHVGLNCVAGRATSGSGRPAPPGRGAGEPIRRMSVMVNSGDSTLSLGPFVHQAGELPVSPHGAHPHPHAPLDKLMGKKRKCSPGSSSLNHSSSKPTKLAKLPALNNVHVKHAGPGPGAPALPNASLLHQPKARP